The following proteins come from a genomic window of Pseudomonas putida:
- the motD gene encoding flagellar motor protein MotD yields MRRRRHTEEHENHERWLVSYADFITLLFAFFVVMYSISSINEGKYKVISQALLGVFNDPERSMKPIPIGDEQPLSVKPAEPLIKDSEQTDAGLAQNSVDPLKTISDDVRDAFGDLIKSDQMTIRGNELWVEIELNSSLLFGSGDAMPSDKAFDIIEKVANILKPFANPVHVEGFTDNLPIRTAQYPTNWELSSARAASIVRLLAMEGVNPARMASVGYGEYQPVAGNDTAEGRARNRRVVLVISRNLEVRRSLTGSGSAKATPDAALRRAGTQSAPATPAAMAGQ; encoded by the coding sequence ATGCGTCGCCGTCGCCATACCGAAGAACACGAAAATCATGAGCGCTGGCTGGTGTCGTACGCCGACTTCATTACCTTGCTGTTCGCTTTTTTCGTGGTCATGTACTCGATTTCCTCGATCAACGAGGGCAAGTACAAGGTCATTTCGCAAGCGCTGCTCGGGGTGTTCAACGACCCTGAGCGGAGCATGAAGCCAATCCCCATCGGCGATGAGCAACCGCTCAGCGTCAAGCCGGCCGAGCCGTTGATCAAGGACAGCGAGCAGACCGACGCAGGCCTTGCGCAGAACAGCGTCGACCCACTCAAAACCATCAGTGACGACGTACGCGATGCCTTCGGTGACCTGATCAAGTCCGACCAGATGACCATCCGCGGAAACGAGCTGTGGGTGGAAATCGAGCTGAATTCCTCGCTCCTGTTCGGCAGTGGCGATGCCATGCCCAGCGACAAGGCCTTCGACATCATCGAGAAGGTGGCGAACATTCTCAAGCCGTTCGCCAACCCGGTGCACGTCGAAGGCTTTACCGACAACCTGCCGATCCGTACCGCGCAATACCCGACCAACTGGGAGCTGTCTTCGGCGCGGGCGGCGAGCATCGTCCGCCTGCTGGCGATGGAGGGCGTCAACCCGGCGCGCATGGCCTCGGTGGGGTATGGCGAATATCAGCCTGTGGCAGGCAATGACACTGCTGAGGGCCGGGCGCGAAATCGCCGTGTGGTGCTGGTGATCTCCCGCAATCTTGAAGTACGCCGCAGCCTGACCGGCTCCGGCAGTGCCAAAGCCACACCGGACGCTGCCTTGCGCCGCGCTGGCACACAAAGTGCACCGGCAACCCCAGCAGCGATGGCGGGGCAGTGA
- a CDS encoding flagellar motor protein, producing the protein MDVLSLIGLILAFVAIVGGNFLEGGHVGALLNGPAALIVLGGTLAAALLQSPLSSFKRALQILRWIIFPPRVDLAGGIDRVVNWSLTARKEGLLGLEGVADGEPDPYARKGLQLLVDGAEPEAIRSILEVDFLTQEGRDIQAAKVFESMGGYAPTIGIIGAVMGLIHVMGNLADPSQLGNGIAVAFVATIYGVASANLILLPVASKLKAIVMRQSRYREMLLEGLLSIAEGENPRSIELKLQGFME; encoded by the coding sequence ATGGATGTCCTTAGCCTGATCGGTCTGATCCTGGCCTTTGTCGCCATCGTCGGTGGCAACTTCCTCGAAGGGGGCCATGTCGGGGCGCTGCTCAATGGACCGGCAGCCCTGATCGTACTGGGCGGTACCCTGGCGGCGGCGCTTTTGCAGTCACCGTTGTCATCGTTCAAGCGTGCCTTGCAGATCTTGCGCTGGATCATCTTTCCGCCAAGGGTTGACCTGGCTGGCGGTATCGACCGGGTGGTGAACTGGAGCCTGACCGCACGCAAGGAAGGCCTGCTGGGCCTGGAAGGTGTGGCCGATGGCGAGCCCGACCCGTATGCCCGCAAGGGCTTGCAGCTGCTGGTTGACGGTGCCGAGCCCGAGGCCATCCGCAGCATCCTCGAAGTCGATTTTCTCACCCAGGAAGGCCGCGACATCCAGGCTGCCAAGGTGTTCGAAAGCATGGGCGGCTATGCGCCCACCATCGGCATCATCGGTGCGGTGATGGGCCTGATCCATGTGATGGGCAACCTGGCCGACCCGTCCCAGTTGGGCAACGGCATCGCTGTGGCGTTCGTTGCCACCATCTATGGCGTGGCCAGTGCCAACCTGATCCTGCTGCCGGTTGCGAGCAAGCTCAAGGCCATCGTCATGCGCCAGTCGCGCTACCGCGAAATGCTGCTCGAAGGCCTGTTGTCGATTGCCGAGGGTGAGAACCCGCGTTCGATCGAGTTGAAACTGCAAGGCTTCATGGAGTAA
- a CDS encoding ParA family protein has product MRVWAVANQKGGVGKTTTTIALAGLLAEAGKRVVVVDLDPHGSMTSYFGHNPDALEHSCYDLFLHKGQVPDGLPGQLLLPTSDQRISLLPSSTALAVLERQSPGQSGLGLVIAKSLAQLWQDFDFALIDSPPLLGVLMVNALAASQQLVIPVQTEFLAVKGLERMIGTLAMINRSRKQALPYQIVPTLFDRRTQASLGTLKVLRDAYEHQVWQGYIPVDTRLRDASRNGVTPSQFDGKSRGVIAYRALLKHLLTYKNAVQVAS; this is encoded by the coding sequence ATGAGAGTCTGGGCAGTAGCCAATCAGAAAGGCGGGGTCGGCAAGACCACCACCACTATCGCCCTGGCCGGTTTGCTGGCCGAGGCGGGCAAGCGCGTGGTCGTCGTCGACCTCGACCCGCATGGTTCGATGACCAGCTATTTCGGGCACAACCCCGATGCGTTGGAGCACAGCTGTTACGACCTGTTCCTGCACAAGGGCCAGGTGCCGGATGGCTTGCCCGGGCAACTGCTGCTGCCCACCAGCGACCAGCGTATCTCGCTGCTGCCGTCGAGTACCGCATTGGCGGTGCTGGAGCGTCAGTCGCCGGGGCAGAGTGGCCTGGGCCTGGTGATCGCCAAGAGTCTGGCGCAGCTGTGGCAGGACTTCGACTTCGCCCTGATCGACAGCCCGCCGCTGCTTGGGGTGCTGATGGTCAACGCGCTGGCCGCCAGCCAGCAACTGGTGATTCCGGTGCAGACCGAGTTCCTCGCGGTCAAGGGCCTGGAACGCATGATCGGCACGCTGGCCATGATCAACCGTTCGCGCAAGCAGGCCTTGCCGTACCAGATCGTGCCGACCCTGTTCGACCGTCGTACCCAGGCCTCGCTGGGTACGCTGAAAGTATTGCGTGATGCCTATGAACATCAGGTATGGCAGGGCTACATTCCGGTCGATACGCGCCTGCGCGATGCCAGCCGCAACGGCGTCACGCCGTCACAGTTCGATGGCAAGAGCCGCGGCGTGATCGCTTACCGGGCACTGCTCAAGCACCTGCTTACCTATAAGAATGCAGTACAGGTGGCTTCATGA